One Prinia subflava isolate CZ2003 ecotype Zambia chromosome 8, Cam_Psub_1.2, whole genome shotgun sequence DNA window includes the following coding sequences:
- the SLC4A1 gene encoding band 3 anion transport protein, which yields MEGPGQEAYEEGMRRSLDPEGYEDPGLESSHLSLGEMSRAGAGIGSPLQAWRARAEEMKPLRQYLPGRRGFYDLEGKRRSAGAPPGHPSRGEGQPVSVTDVDLEAAGSRRLLSQQDTHEGYVELHELVLDNAKDLCWMEAGHWLKLEEDFQESGDWSQPHLSFLTYHSLLEIRRALNKGAVLLNVEANSLPAIVHILLDQLIYEGQMKPQDREDVMRTLLLRHSHPTEDESVWTMPPALVQRSGTARADAERPLLREQRPLEMSRMAGKEQGGVPRPQLLETIPEGAEATLVLVGCAAFLEQPMLAFVRLKDAVTLDGVLDVAVPARFLVVVLGPDSPHISYHEIGRAIATMMSERVFRRDAYLAEGRQDLVRGVEDFLAASIVLPPAEAPSEPLLRALVPLQRELLRRRYQPLERLHTGDFLKDLGPDEEAAEDDDPLRRTGRPFGGLVRDIRRRYPKYLSDIKDALNPQCLAAVIFIYFAALSPAITFGGLLGEKTKGMMGVSELLISTCVQCVLFSLLSAQPLLVVGFSGPLLVFEEAFYSFCSSNGMEYIVGRVWIGFWLILLVLLVVACEGSFLVRYLSRYTQEIFSFLISLIFIFETFSKLVTIFRDHPLKREYNVQAEFQRGVPEPNTALLSLVLMAGTFFLAFFLRKFKNSSFLPGKVRRLIGDFGVPISIFIMALADFFIKDTYTQKLSVPKGLQVTNATARGWFIHPMGERTPFPIWMMFASVIPALLVFILIFLETQITTLIVSKPERKLVKGTGFHLDLLLIVAMGGLAALFGMPWLSATTVRTITHANALTIMSKTSAPGEKSQILEVKEQRISGLLVAVLIGVSILMEPILKYIPLAVLFGIFLYMGVTSLFGIQLFDRILLLLKPPKYHPDEPYVTRVKTWRMHLFTFTQIIFLVVLWVVKSTPASLALPFVLILTVPLRRFLLPKIFRDIELKCLDADDAVVTFDEAEGTDVYNEVQMPS from the exons ATGGAGGGGCCCGGCCAG GAGGCCTACGAGGAGGGCATGAGGAGGAGCCTGGACCCCGAAGGCTACGAGGACCCCGGGCTCGAGAGCTCTCACCTGTCACTGGGCGAGATGAGCA GGGCCGGCGCTGGCATCGGGTCCCCGCTGCAGGCGTGGAGGGCCAGGGCCGAGGAGATGAAGCCCCTGCG CCAGTATCTGCCCGGCCGCCGGGGATTTTATGACCTGGAAGGGAAGAGGCGCTCGGCCGGGGCCCCCCCGGGACACCCCAGCCGTGGCGAAGGGCAGC CTGTGTCAGTGACCGATGTGGACCTGGAGGCAGCGGGGAGCAGGaggctcctgtcccagcaggacACCCATGAG GGATATGTGGAGCTGCACGAGCTGGTTCTGGACAATGCGAAGGATTTGTGCTGGATGGAGGCCGGCCACTGGCTCAAGCTGGAGGAGGACTTCCAGGAATCGGGGGACTGGAGCCAGCCCCACCTCTCCTTCCTGACCTACCACAGCCTCCTGGAGATCCGCCGGGCCTTGAACAAAG GCGCCGTCCTCCTCAACGTGGAGGCGAACTCGCTGCCGGCCATCGTGCACATCCTCCTGGACCAGCTGATCTACGAGGGGCAGATGAAGCCGCAGGACCGGGAGGACGTCATGAGGACGCTGCTCCTGCGCCACAG CCACCCCACCGAGGATGAGTCGGTGTGGACGATGCCGCCGGCGCTGGTGCAGCGCTCGGGCACCGCCCGGGCAGACGCGGAGCGGCCTCTGCTGCGGGAGCAGCGGCCCCTGGAGATGAGCAGgatggcagggaaggagcag GGCGGGGTCCCCAGACCCCAACTCCTGGAGACAATCCCAGAGGGTGCCGAGGCCACCCTGGTCCTCGTGG gctgtgcagcctTCCTGGAGCAGCCGATGCTGGCCTTTGTGCGCCTGAAGGACGCGGTGACGCTGGACGGTGTCCTCGATGTGGCCGTCCCCGCCCGCTTCCTCGTGGTGGTCCTGGGGCCCGACAGCCCCCACATCAGCTACCACGAGATCGGCCGTGCCATCGCCACCATGATGTCCGAGAGG GTGTTCCGGCGGGACGCGTACCTGGCCGAGGGGCGGCAGGACCTGGTGCGGGGCGTGGAGGATTTCCTGGCCGCCAGCATCGTTCTGCCGCCCGCCGAGGCCCCCAGCGAGCCGCTGCTCCGCGCCCTGGTGCCGCTGCAGCGGGAGCTGCTCCGCCGGCGCTACCAGCCCCTGGAGCGGCTGCACACCGGGGACTTCCTGAAGGATCTGG GGCCGGACGAGGAGGCGGCGGAGGACGACGACCCCCTGCGCAGGACGGGGCGGCCTTTCGGGGGGCTGGTGCGGGACATCCGCCGCCGGTACCCCAAATACCTCAGCGACATCAAGGACGCCCTCAACCCCCAGTGCCTGGCCGCCGTCATCTTCATCTACTTCGCGGCGCTGTCCCCCGCCATCACCTTCGGGGGCTTGCTGG GTGAGAAGACCAAGGGCATGATGGGGGTGTCGGAGCTGCTCATCTCCACCTGCGTGCAGTGCGTGCTCTTCAGCCTCCTCAGCGCCCAGCCCCTCCTCGTCGTCGGCTTCTCGGGACCCCTCCTCGTCTTTGAGGAAGCCTTTTACTCG ttctgcagcagcaatggCATGGAATACATCGTGGGCCGGGTGTGGATCGGCTTCTGGCTgatcctgctggtgctgctggtggtggcgTGCGAGGGCAGCTTCCTGGTGCGCTACCTGTCCCGCTACACCCAGGAGATCTTCTCCTTCCTCATCTCCCTCATCTTCATCTTCGAGACCTTCTCCAAGCTGGTCACG atTTTCCGGGATCACCCGCTGAAGCGGGAGTACAACGTGCAGGCCGAGTTCCAGCGGGGGGTGCCGGAGCCCAACACGGCGCTGCTGTCCCTGGTGCTCATGGCCGGCACCTTCTTCCTGGCCTTCTTCCTGCGCAAGTTCAAGaacagctccttcctgcccGGCAAg GTCCGGCGCCTCATCGGGGACTTCGGGGTGCCCATTTCCATCTTCATCATGGCACTGGCCGACTTCTTCATCAAGGACACCTACACCCAG AAACTGAGCGTCCCCAAAGGGCTGCAGGTCACCAACGCGACTGCCCGGGGCTGGTTTATCCACCCCATGGGCGAGAGAACCCCCTTCCCCATCTGGATGATGTTTGCCTCTGTGATTCCCGCCCTCCTGGTCTTCATCCTCATCTTCCTCGAGACACAGATCACCAC cctCATCGTCAGCAAGCCTGAGAGGAAACTGGTGAAGGGCACCGGCTTCCACCTGGACCTGCTGCTGATCGTGGCCATGGGGGGGCTGGCAGCCCTTTTTGGGATGCCCTGGCTCAGCGCCACCACCGTCCGCACCATCACCCACGCCAACGCCCTCACCATCATGAGCAAGACCTCTGCTCCCGGCGAGAAATCCCAGATCCTGGAGGTCAAGGAGCAGCGCATCAGCGGCCTCCTGGTGGCCGTGCTCATTG GTGTGTCCATCCTGATGGAGCCCATCCTGAAGTACATCCCGCTGGCCGTGCTCTTCGGCATCTTCCTCTACATGGGGGTCACCTCCCTCTTTGGCATCCAGCTCTTCGACcgcatcctgctcctgctgaagcCCCCCAAGTACCACCCTGATGAGCCCTACGTCACCCGG GTGAAGACTTGGAGGATGCACCTCTTCACCTTCACCCAGATCATCTTCCTGGTGGTGCTGTGGGTGGTGAAGTCCACCCCGGCCTCGCTGGCGCTGCCCTTCGTCCTCATCCTCACCGTGCCCCTGCGGCGCTTCCTGCTCCCCAAGATCTTCCGGGACATCGAGCTCAAATGC ctggatgcagacGACGCCGTGGTCACCTTTGACGAGGCCGAGGGCACGGACGTGTACAACGAGGTGCAGATGCCCAGCTAA